A region from the Corynebacterium halotolerans YIM 70093 = DSM 44683 genome encodes:
- a CDS encoding acyl-CoA thioesterase, whose protein sequence is MSDIEHILGLERIDRDIYRGPAVESELTRTFGGQVAAQALVAATRTVEDKAVHSLHGYFVAPGKASEPTIFLVDRIRDGRSFSSRQVSAVQDGETIFSMQASFHRQDDDGPEHSDIMRDVPAPEEIGNGRETLPASSRALLDEWGDWDIRVVPNGGYEHNRFAVSQQVVWFRSKRPLPDDDTFHVCTLAYMSDMTLLHSALVPHPGHEVQMASLDHAMWFLRPFRADDWLLYDQISPSASGGRALTHGRIFDRSGNLVAIVTQEGLTRTLRSGAKAIPINTLEEKE, encoded by the coding sequence TTGAGCGACATTGAACACATCCTCGGCCTGGAACGGATCGACCGGGACATCTACCGCGGCCCGGCCGTCGAATCCGAGCTCACCCGCACCTTCGGCGGGCAGGTCGCGGCCCAGGCCCTGGTCGCCGCCACCCGCACGGTCGAGGACAAGGCCGTCCACTCACTGCACGGCTACTTCGTCGCGCCGGGCAAGGCCTCGGAACCGACGATCTTCCTCGTCGACCGCATCCGTGACGGCCGAAGTTTCTCGTCCCGGCAGGTCAGCGCCGTCCAGGACGGCGAGACGATCTTCTCCATGCAGGCCAGCTTCCACCGCCAGGACGACGACGGCCCGGAGCACTCCGACATCATGCGCGACGTTCCCGCCCCGGAGGAGATCGGCAACGGCCGGGAGACCCTGCCGGCGAGCTCGCGGGCGCTGCTCGACGAGTGGGGTGACTGGGATATCCGGGTGGTGCCGAACGGCGGGTACGAGCACAACCGCTTCGCCGTCAGCCAGCAGGTCGTCTGGTTCCGCTCCAAGCGGCCGCTGCCGGACGACGACACCTTCCACGTGTGCACGCTGGCCTACATGTCCGACATGACGCTGCTGCACTCGGCCCTGGTGCCGCACCCCGGCCACGAGGTGCAGATGGCCAGTCTCGACCACGCCATGTGGTTCCTGCGGCCCTTCCGGGCCGATGACTGGCTGCTCTACGACCAGATCTCGCCGTCCGCCTCGGGCGGGCGCGCGCTGACCCACGGCCGGATCTTCGACCGCTCCGGCAATCTGGTGGCCATCGTCACCCAGGAGGGGCTGACCCGCACCCTGCGCTCCGGCGCCAAGGCCATTCCGATTAACACGCTGGAGGAAAAGGAATGA
- a CDS encoding DUF3817 domain-containing protein translates to MSPKTLHRIAATIEMVTWTLLILGMILKYSGVTDGLVPIAGPIHGFGFLCFAAITVLLWVNNRWSLGLGVLGLLVSVIPWAALPFTLWADRRGHLDGGWRYLGTDDRPANIADWGLAQMVRHPVRTILIVLVIIAVVFTLLLNMGQPYDPDAIVDTVS, encoded by the coding sequence GTGAGTCCGAAGACGCTGCACCGCATCGCCGCCACCATCGAGATGGTCACCTGGACCCTGCTCATCCTCGGCATGATCCTCAAGTACAGCGGGGTGACGGACGGGCTGGTGCCGATCGCCGGCCCCATCCACGGCTTCGGTTTCCTCTGCTTCGCCGCCATCACGGTGCTGCTGTGGGTGAACAACCGCTGGTCCCTCGGACTCGGTGTCCTGGGGCTGTTGGTCTCCGTGATTCCGTGGGCCGCGCTGCCCTTCACCCTGTGGGCGGATCGCAGGGGCCACCTGGACGGCGGCTGGCGCTATCTGGGCACCGACGACAGGCCGGCGAACATCGCGGACTGGGGACTGGCCCAGATGGTGCGCCACCCGGTCCGCACGATCCTCATCGTGCTGGTGATCATCGCGGTCGTCTTCACCCTGCTGCTGAACATGGGCCAGCCCTACGATCCGGACGCGATCGTCGACACCGTCAGCTGA
- the pdxT gene encoding pyridoxal 5'-phosphate synthase glutaminase subunit PdxT produces the protein MIGVLAVQGGVREHERALDVCGVEHRQIRRPGQLAGINGLILPGGESTTISRLLDLGGLLQPLRQALADGMPAFGTCAGMILLATEVLDTRADAHQLGAIDITVRRNAFGRQVDSFEADLEVAGVAEAHAPMPAAFIRAPWVERVGEGVETLATVPDGPAAGAVVAVRQGTVLATSFHPEVTGDTRLHSYFAALVGDTGYTHP, from the coding sequence ATGATCGGCGTCCTCGCCGTACAGGGCGGTGTGCGCGAGCATGAACGCGCCCTCGACGTATGCGGCGTCGAACACCGGCAGATACGCCGGCCCGGACAGCTCGCCGGGATTAACGGGCTGATCCTGCCGGGAGGGGAGTCGACCACCATCTCCCGCCTGCTCGACCTCGGCGGATTGCTTCAGCCGCTGCGGCAGGCACTGGCCGACGGCATGCCCGCCTTCGGCACCTGTGCCGGCATGATCCTCCTGGCCACCGAGGTGCTCGACACCCGTGCGGACGCTCACCAGTTGGGCGCGATCGACATCACGGTCCGCCGCAACGCCTTCGGCCGGCAGGTCGACTCCTTCGAGGCGGATCTCGAGGTCGCCGGGGTGGCGGAGGCCCACGCCCCGATGCCCGCCGCGTTCATCCGCGCGCCGTGGGTGGAGCGGGTCGGCGAGGGCGTCGAGACGCTGGCGACGGTGCCCGACGGCCCCGCCGCCGGCGCCGTGGTGGCGGTGCGTCAGGGGACGGTGTTGGCGACCTCCTTCCACCCCGAGGTCACCGGCGACACCAGACTGCACAGCTACTTCGCCGCCCTGGTCGGCGACACCGGCTACACCCACCCGTGA
- a CDS encoding YebC/PmpR family DNA-binding transcriptional regulator: MAGHSKWATTKHKKAANDAKRGKEFAKLVKNIEVAARTGGGDPAANPTLDDMIKKAKKASVPNDNIERARKRGSGEEAGGADWETLMYEGYGPNGVAMLIECLTDNRNRAATEVRTAMTKNGGNLGESGSVSYMFTRTGVVVVNKGELGEDDVLMAVLEAGAEEVNDLGEQFEVVCAPTDIQAVKTALEEAGIEVEDSDQEFRASVEVPLEADEARKIFRLIDALEDSDDVQNVFTNMNLSDEVLAELDA, from the coding sequence ATGGCAGGCCATTCCAAGTGGGCGACCACCAAGCACAAGAAGGCCGCGAATGACGCCAAGCGCGGCAAGGAGTTCGCGAAGCTCGTCAAGAACATCGAGGTCGCGGCCCGCACGGGCGGCGGGGATCCCGCCGCCAACCCGACACTCGACGACATGATCAAGAAGGCCAAGAAGGCCTCGGTCCCCAACGACAACATCGAGCGTGCCCGCAAGCGCGGCTCCGGCGAGGAGGCCGGCGGCGCCGACTGGGAGACCCTGATGTACGAGGGCTACGGCCCCAACGGCGTCGCCATGCTCATCGAGTGCCTGACCGACAACCGCAACCGGGCGGCCACCGAGGTGCGTACCGCCATGACCAAGAACGGCGGCAACCTGGGTGAGTCCGGTTCGGTGTCCTACATGTTCACCCGCACCGGTGTCGTCGTGGTCAACAAGGGCGAGCTGGGCGAGGACGACGTCCTCATGGCCGTCCTCGAGGCCGGCGCCGAGGAGGTCAACGATCTCGGCGAGCAGTTCGAGGTGGTGTGCGCCCCGACCGACATCCAGGCCGTCAAGACCGCCCTGGAGGAGGCCGGCATCGAGGTCGAGGACTCCGACCAGGAGTTCCGCGCCTCCGTCGAGGTGCCGCTGGAGGCCGACGAGGCGAGGAAGATCTTCCGGCTGATTGATGCGCTCGAGGACTCCGACGACGTCCAGAACGTCTTCACCAACATGAATCTGTCCGACGAGGTCCTCGCGGAGCTCGACGCCTGA